Part of the Maridesulfovibrio sp. genome, GGCGTTGATGCCAATGATGTCCAGAGATTTAGATGTTTCGCACTCTACAGTGTTTTTACCGAGAGGAAGAAATTTCTCCTTCGCGGGCACTCGGCGCAGGCTGTGCGGTGTTGTTGAGCTTAAGAAGGAAGGTAAACGGCCTGTTTATATTCTGGAGCCGGAGCGAACCGGCGGAAAAGCCCTTAAAACGATTTTATTTACTCCGCTACAGGATGATGTCCAAACTGGTGCCGAAGAGGTTTTAATAGACCTTTTACGTCGAATCGCGGCCTTCTCAGGGCGAGTCAATGATGACGATATTAAGCGTTTGTCTGGATCGTGGAAGATTGTTCGACTGGCGCATTGCCGGAGACATGACAATGCCGCAAATCAGAATAAGGATTCTTTGCCCAAAAGATGGGCGGCGCGGCTGGTTGGGACTGCTGTGAAGATGTGGGGAACCGATCTCTAAGTTCCTTTGTGTCTCGTAGAATTTGCCATAGTGCTCTATAAACGAGTGCGGTGGATTTATTTGCGTGTTTATTGGGCCTTCTCAAGGGGAGAAAGTTAATGAATGATGAACTCAGTCTTTTAGAACAGGCAAAAGAATATTTGAAAAAAGAAGAGTTTGTTAAAGCTTATGAAGTCCTTTCAAAGTGTGCTTTGAAGGAAGCTAAAATAAAAGCTTTTTTTTGGCTTAATGGCTTGTTTGAACAAAGAAAAGGGATTCCCGATGATCCAGAAGGAGCTTTTGAATATTATTCTTTTGCTGAAAATTTTAAGCATAAATATGCAACATATGAATTGGGTATAAAGTATCTTAATGGAAATGGGTGTCAGCAAAATTATGTAATTGCATATAAGAAAATTAAAACGGCCGCTGAGAATAATTATATTCAAGCTTATTATAAGCTTGGTAGTTTGTACTATGAAGGCCTTGGTACGCCAAAGAACTATGAACTTGCGGTAAAATGGTTCCTACAATCTCTCGAAAGTGGGCATATAGAGAGTGTCATACCTCTTTTTCAGCTTTATCGTAAAAATATATGTACGGTTGCTGATGGTGTTTATCTTTACAAGTACTTGAATATTGCTGCTGCCGTTGGTGTGGAGGAAGCAGCTTCTAGTCGAACCGAGCTCGAACTTAAATTGACTCCAGAAGAAAT contains:
- a CDS encoding tetratricopeptide repeat protein, with the translated sequence MNDELSLLEQAKEYLKKEEFVKAYEVLSKCALKEAKIKAFFWLNGLFEQRKGIPDDPEGAFEYYSFAENFKHKYATYELGIKYLNGNGCQQNYVIAYKKIKTAAENNYIQAYYKLGSLYYEGLGTPKNYELAVKWFLQSLESGHIESVIPLFQLYRKNICTVADGVYLYKYLNIAAAVGVEEAASSRTELELKLTPEEIVEAQRVSLKEWDDEIFK